The Corallococcus soli genome has a window encoding:
- a CDS encoding cytochrome P450, whose amino-acid sequence MTAPSKSALPPGPRRSWLPTFGIGQVRDPLLQLVQRQKEHGDIVCFPTHHGPTWLLSHPDHAQYVLADKASNFLSMVGDGPDPLLGRGLFANKGDFWLRQRRMVQPSFHRPRLARMVEGMARDSERFAERWAPHAATSAPLELLGQLRGLVISLLGNSIFSEDVHANRASLREGMDHLANVFHGPGESLLDAVKRRFGLDGARTKRFFGAIEQLNTDMYRLIAERRESPGGKDDILTMLLEARDTQGVAMTDTELRDELVSLLIGGYESTAVVLTWMMYEVARRPEVEQRARGEVATVLGGKALTPEGLQSLHYTRALVEETLRFHPPAWNFMRRALNADEIGGYALAPDTKVLISPYILHRHPGFWAEPEQFLPERFLPEQREGRHRFAYMPFGAGQRQCVGNAYTVMLLTIAIATLLQRFQWRLVPAHPVVAMAATTRRPRHGVLATLHAPPLRSHHP is encoded by the coding sequence ATGACAGCGCCAAGCAAATCCGCCCTTCCCCCCGGGCCCCGGCGAAGCTGGCTGCCGACGTTCGGCATCGGGCAGGTGAGGGACCCGCTGCTCCAGCTCGTCCAGCGCCAGAAGGAGCACGGCGACATCGTCTGCTTCCCCACGCACCACGGCCCGACCTGGCTGCTGTCCCACCCGGACCATGCGCAGTACGTGTTGGCGGACAAGGCCAGCAACTTCCTGTCCATGGTGGGGGACGGACCGGATCCGCTGCTGGGCCGGGGCCTGTTCGCCAACAAGGGAGACTTCTGGCTGCGCCAGCGACGCATGGTGCAGCCCTCCTTCCATCGCCCGCGGCTGGCCCGGATGGTGGAAGGGATGGCGCGGGACTCCGAACGGTTCGCCGAACGTTGGGCCCCCCACGCAGCCACGTCCGCGCCGCTCGAACTGCTGGGCCAGCTGCGCGGGCTGGTCATCTCCCTGCTGGGCAACTCCATCTTCTCGGAGGACGTGCACGCGAACCGCGCCTCGCTGCGCGAGGGCATGGATCACCTCGCGAACGTCTTCCACGGCCCCGGGGAGTCGCTGCTGGACGCGGTGAAGCGGCGGTTCGGCCTGGATGGCGCGCGGACGAAGCGCTTCTTCGGCGCCATCGAGCAGCTCAACACGGACATGTACCGGCTGATCGCCGAGCGCCGTGAATCACCCGGCGGCAAGGACGACATCCTGACGATGTTGCTGGAGGCCCGGGACACGCAGGGCGTCGCCATGACGGACACCGAGCTGCGGGACGAGCTGGTGAGCCTGCTCATTGGCGGCTACGAGTCCACGGCCGTGGTGCTCACCTGGATGATGTACGAAGTGGCGCGCCGCCCCGAGGTCGAGCAGCGAGCGCGCGGCGAGGTGGCCACCGTGCTGGGCGGCAAGGCGCTCACGCCCGAGGGCCTCCAGTCGCTCCACTACACCCGCGCGCTGGTGGAGGAGACGCTCCGCTTCCACCCCCCCGCCTGGAACTTCATGCGCCGGGCCCTGAACGCGGATGAGATCGGCGGCTACGCGCTGGCGCCGGACACCAAGGTGTTGATCTCCCCGTACATCCTGCACCGGCATCCCGGGTTCTGGGCGGAGCCGGAGCAGTTCCTCCCCGAGCGGTTCCTGCCCGAGCAGCGAGAGGGCCGGCATCGCTTCGCGTACATGCCCTTCGGCGCGGGGCAGCGGCAGTGCGTCGGCAATGCCTACACCGTGATGCTCCTGACCATCGCGATCGCCACGCTGCTGCAACGCTTCCAGTGGCGCCTGGTGCCAGCGCACCCGGTCGTCGCCATGGCCGCCACCACCCGCCGCCCCCGTCACGGGGTGCTCGCAACGCTGCACGCCCCTCCCCTTCGAAGCCACCATCCATGA